ACCCATTGGCATCTTCCTGACCTACCCGTTTGTCGTGGCCGCGAAGGGCGATGCCCCCTATTCCACGATGGAGGAGTTGGCCACCCATGCGAAGGACAACAGCGTCCTGTTCGGACACTTCGGCGAACGCTCAATTCCGCGCCGCCACATGATCGCAGTATCGCGGCAGCTTGGCTTTGAATTCTCGTCCGAGGCCGCGTTCGATGCGCTGGATTGCAACACATTGGCATCGGGTGACGCTGACGTGATCTCGACGACGGCACAGCTGATCTTCCCGTGCCTCGACAATCTGAAAATCCTGGCCTCGGCGACGAACGAGCGTATCTCGATCATGCCGGATGTGCCGACGATGGGAGAAATCGCACCAGAACTCGACCTGTCCACCTGGAACGGTCTGTTTGTTCACAAGGACACACCGGCAGACGTTCGGGAGAAAATCGAGGCGGTTGCGATCAAGGCCTTGAATTCCGATGCAGCGAAAGAACTTGCGGCGAACACCGGCGCGGTCATCTATTGGAAGTCTGCACAAGAGGCCAAAGCTCAGATCGAAAGCGATATCAAGGTCCTCAAGATCATCGACGATCTGGTTGCAGGCAACTAAACCGGATGCCGCCGGGTTCGTGCTCGGCGGCCTTTTCATCTACAGGCACGGAATCCATGACCCAAAACCGCAACATTCTGTGGATCATGTGTGACCAGCTGAGGTTTGATTACCTCAGCTGTTATGGTCATGAGCGCCTGAATACGCCAAACATCGACAAGCTGGCCAAGCGCGGCGTGCGTTTTACCAACGCCTATGTTCAGGCGACGGTATGCGGGCCATCGCGCATGTCGGCCTATACCGGGCGTTACGTGCGGTCGCACGGGTCCACGCAAAACGGTATCCCATTGCGTGTGGGGGAGCCGACATTGGGTGACCATCTGCGCGATGTGGGGATGCGGAATGTCCTGATCGGGAAAACCCATATGCGCCCTGATCTGGACGGGATGAAACGCCTGGGGATCGACCCGGACTCCGAAATCGGTGCGCGCGTTGGCGAAGGCGGGTTCGACGCCTTTGACCGGGACGACGGCGTTCACCCCACCGGATATCGCAAGAAAGAACCGGCCTACAACGACTACCTGCGCCATGCAGGTTTTCAGGCCGAAAACCCCTGGGAATTCTGGGCCAACTCGGCGGAAGGCAAGGGTGGAGAAAACCAGAGCGGATGGTTGTTGACCCATGCCGACAAGCCCGCGCGTGTGCCCGAAGAGCATTCGGAAACCGCGTATATGACGCGCCGCGCGATGGAGTTCATGGAGGCGGCGGAGAAGGACGGGCGGCCTTGGTGTGCCCACCTGTCCTATATCAAACCGCATTGGCCCTATATCGTGCCCGCGCCCTATCATGACATGTTCGGGCCCGATGACGTCAAACCTGCCGTCAGGAGCGACGAAGAACTGAAGGCCGCCCATCCGCTCTTCAAGGCGATGACGGAAGAAGTCTATTCCCGCAACTTCGCCCGCGACGAGGTGCGCGAGAAGGTGATCCCGGCCTACATGGGGCTGATCAAGCAGATTGACGACCAATTGGGGCAACTGTTTGCGTTCATGCAGGAACGGGGCCTCGATGAGAACACGATGATCGTTTTCACGGCGGATCACGGCGATTATCTGGGCGATCACTGGATGGGTGAAAAGTATCTGTTCTACGAGGCCGCCGCGAAGGTCCCGCTGATCATCTACGACCCTTCGGACAAGGCGGATGCGACCCGCGGAACGGTTTCGGATGCTCTGGTCGAGATGATCGACCTTGCCCCCACATTCGTGGACTATGCCGGTGGCGTGCCGCCCATGCATATCCTCGAAGGCAAGTCTCTGTTGCCGCTTTTGCACGACGACGACAGTTCATGGGACCGACAGTATGTGTTCTCAGAGCTCGATTACTCGAACCTTCCCGCCCGACTAAAGCTGGGTCGCGACATTCAGGATTGCCGCGCGACGATGGTTTTCGACGGTCGCTACAAGTTGGTCGAAGTCATGGGCTTTGCGCCTATCCTGTTCGATCTTGAGGTCGACCCGGACGAGCTGAAGGACCTGGGCCGCGATCCGTCGGCAGAAGAGGTCCGGCAACGTCTTACCTCCGCGCTGGATGCATGGCACCGCAACACTCGGCAGCGGATTACGAAAAGCGACGCGGCCTATCGGGCCTTGGACCCGGTTCTTCGTGAAAGTGACCCGGATCTGATGGCGGGTGTCATCATCGGCTATTGGGACGAAGACGAGGTCGAGGCCGAAAAACGCAGGATCGCGCGCATTCTTGGTGAAAACTCGTAGGAGCTGTGGTCACTGGCCAGGACAGCGGGGAACGCTTTCCAGTAAGATGCAGGATCGCGCATGATTTATCTCAGTGACAATGTGCCATTTGAGCCCACAGAATTCTCCACACCATAACCTCCTGATTTCGCTGGTGCAGAAACTGTCGCAAAAATCACTTGTTGGGCCAAGACATCCAAGGTCGGCTGTGCGGGACATTGCTGCCCTTCGGACTTTTGTTACGAATGTCCACTCTCTGGCGTTCGCGACCGCGGCGAAAAGCATTTGGACGGGTACCGGATATTCGCTGCAACTCATAACCTAATTGGGACCAAGACAGAAAGAAGGCGTTCACAGCATTGACTCCCGGGTCTTTTAAGACGGCGCAACCGCACATTTCCGCCGCCCAAGGGCTCTGTTGCACAAATCAGCTGAGGGCCGGGCTTCCCCTTTCCCCGGACAGAGTCATCCCATAGCATCTGTGATGGGCGTGCCGAGCGCGGTGAAGCCGTTCAGGACGGCAACACGGAGCTGGAACTCTGCGACCTGACGGTCGAAGTCCCGCGCGGTCAGACGCTGACCCAGGAGCTTGACGCAGTGCATCTTGGTCTCGGCCCGGCTTCGTCGGTGATAGCCGCTCCATAGTCGCCAGATGGTCCGCCCGACGCGCTTCGATGTCCGAAGGATCTCGTTTCGTGCGATGGCCCCGGCGGTGTCGGGTTTCCACGGCTTGGCGTTCTTGCGGGGCGGGATGATTGCGGCGGCCCCTCGGGCGGCGATGGCTTCATGGCACTTGCGGGTGTCGAAGGCGCCGTCGGCGGTGACGCTGCCGATCTCTTGCTCGGGCGGGATCTGGTCCAGCAGTTCGGGCAGCATGGGCGCATCGCCGATCTCACTGGTGGTGAACTCGGCGGCCCGGATTTCCAAGGACTTCTCGTCAATTCCGATGTGGATCTTGCGCCAGACGCGCCGTTTCGTGCCGCCATGCTTGCGGGCGTTCCACTCGCCTTCGCCCTCGACCTTGATCCCCGTGCTGTCGATCAAAAGGTGTAACGGGCCGTCTGATCCGCGATAGGGGATATTGACCTTCAGGGTCTTTTGACGGCGCGACAGCGTGCTGAAGTCGGGCACCGCCCAGTCCAGGTCGATCAGGCCCAAAAGGCTCTCGACGAACTCGGTTGTCTGCCTGAGCGCCATCCCGAACAGAACCTTCATCGTCAGGCAGGTCTGGACCGCAGCATCACTGTAGTCGGGCTGCCGCCCGCGCTTGCCGGTTGGCGCGGCGTCCCAGGTCATGGCGGGGTCGAACCAGATCGTTAGCGAGCCCCGGCGCTTGAGCGCCTTGTTGTAGGCCGGCCAGTTCCTGGTCTTGTAGGTAGGAGGTGTCGGTCTGCTCATGCCTCACAGCTACCATGCTGGATTCACGAGATGAATCCCTCACGGATTTGTGCAACAGAGCCCCGCCCAAGGATAAACTCTCGGGAAATTTGCCAATACTTTCGATCGATGAGGCCGTCGGTTTCGGCTTACTCCAGTACCTAGCGCAGCAGGCTTAACAAGCACGACCTCGTAGCTTATACATTTGGAGTTAGTTATTTAGCGCCGGTTCAGTCAACTGGCAGAAATTTTGCGGCGGCAGTTTCGGTGCCTGCGCCCCGGACAGTCCGCAGAGATGGCTTTGGGTGGCATGACAAAAATTACATGGCAAAGCAGCGAATCCTTCGAGGTTGAAGAAGCCGGAACCCACCATGTCAGGCGCGGCGGTCTAGGACAGGGGGCCGACGATCCCCTGACCGGCCTCTTCGCGCAGCCGGAAGTCCGGAAAGTCTTCGAAGTCGTCGAAGCGCAGCGGCACGTCGTCCGTCCGACCAAGCGCTCCGCCGGGCCGAACGAGATCGCGGTGCGGCTGGATGTGGACGACGGGGCGGACTATATCCTTGCCGTTCGACATCCTTCGGGGGCCATTCAGTTCATCGGCGGCCAGGAAATAGGCGCGGGCGGCAAGCGGTCGAATTCGGCCCTGCGGACGCGGCGCACCAGGAATTACGCTATCGAATTCCGCGCGCCGATTTCGTTCTACGCGGAGAAGGATGTGCGCAGGGGCATCGTCGGCGACATCAAAGACGCCGTGGTCGATGCGATCGTCATCAAGGTCAAGGACTTCATCGCGAAGAAGACCGTGGACCTTGCCGAGGCCGCGATCTGGAAATTGCTGGGACGCGAACCGGGCATGAAACAGCTTTCCATCGAAAACGGGCGACTGAATCTGGCGCCCGTGTCCGGACGGATTAAGCCCGGCCCGAACGGGCGGGCGCTCTTGTTCATCCACGGCACATTTTCGACCACCGACGGCAGTTTTGGCGATCTGGCGAGTGCCGAATTCTTTGGCGAACTTGCGAGGACCTATGGCAACGCCATCTATGGCTTCGACCATTATTCGGTCAGCGTCACACCGGAGAAGAATGCAAGCGACATCCTGAAAACGCTGCCCAGCGGCGGTATCGACTGCGATGTCGTCACCCATTCGCGCGGCGGCCTCGTCCTTCGGACACTGAACGAGCGGCAAGGCGATCTGTCCCAGGGCAAACGCTTCCGACTTCAGAGGGCGGCCCTTGTCGCCTGCCCGAACGAGGGCACCCAACTAGCCACGCCCGACCGCTGGCAGGGCACCCTTGGCTGGTTAGCCAACCTCCTCGATCTCTTTCCGCCCAATCCGATAACCTCGAACGCGGCTCTGGTCATGCATTGGGTCACCTGGTTCGCCAAGGTCGGCGTCGCCGCCGCCGAGGGCTTGGACGCGATGAACATGACCGGCGCGCAGATCCGGCAACTCCAATCCCCGCCCTCTCCGGCGCCCGGGCAATATTCCGCGCTGGTGTCGAACTGCGAACCCAACGGCAAGCTCTGGGCAAGGGCGCTCGATCTAGGCATCGACTGGTTCTTCGACGAGGCCAACGACCTTGTGGTTCCGACCTCCGGGGGCTGGCGCATCGACCGGGTGCCGGACTTCATCCCGAAGGATCAGATCGGCGCCTACGGCCCCGGCGGGAATATCCCCGCAGGCCCGCGTCAGGTGACCCATATCAGCTTCTTCGACCGAGCCGAGACGCTGCAGTTCGTGCTGCGCGCCCTTTCCGGCGCACCTCAACACCTTCCAGAGTTGGACTTGGCACGGGCGCTGCCGGTCTCGCGCAGCGCCGACGGTGCCGTGCTGCCAGCCATGGCAGAGGAGGTGGAACCGCAGGTCGCAGAGTTGCCCGCGTTTGAGACCGTGCTGCACCGCGCGGAGGCCGCTGCGCCCCGGAAGGCTCCCGCGCGGCGGCTTGCGGCGCATCCCAATTCATCGGTCTTCGAACTTATCGTGCTCGACCCCGAGCAGATCACCCGGATGGGTTTTCCGCGCGTCGAGGAGGAAGAGGCCGAAGACGGTCACGGCACGCCGTTTCTCTATGCCGCGTATGGCGGTGCCCGCGTCATGGTGCCCTTCTACTTAAAAAAAGCGCATCTCCCACCCAAGACGGGCAACGAAACCGAGGACAAGCGACTGAAATCCATGGCGGCCGAGATGGGCCAGAGATGGGGCAAGTTGTTCGGCTTTCACCGGCGGGTGCAAAGCGTCCTCGATGGCAATCCGCGCGCCAGAGAACTGAGCCCGGATGAACTACGCATCTTCGGCGAACTGTTGTTCGAAACGCTGTTGCCCCAGGAAGTTCGCCGACTGTACGACGTCGCCCGTTCACGAGAGCACGACAAACTGTTCGTCATCTTCACCTCGATGATCCACTGGGTCTTCGACATGCCTTGGGAATTTGCTCGCGACCCGGAACGCGGCACCTATCTTGCCACCGAGGACGTGCATTTCATCCGCAACGTCCTGACACAGACCCCGGTCGAAAAACTGAGCCCGCGGGAAAGCCTGAAGATACTGATCGCAACCTCAGAACCACGAGATCAGAGACGGGTCTCTGCGACGGAAGAGATTGCCAAGCTACGCAAGGCGATAACCGAACTGCAGCGGGACGGGCTTATCGAATTCGAAATCCGGAAGAATGCGACGCCGCGTAACCTGCACCACGAAATCGCTACCGGAAATTACGACGTGGTCCACTTCATCGGGCACGGTTACTGGAACACTAAATCGGGTGAATCCGGTCTGGTGCTGGAGGACGAGACCGGCAATTCTAGGCCCTTGGGAGGGCGGCCCCTGCGCGAAATCCTGTCGGGCCGGGGCATTCGGCTGGTTTTCCTGAACGCCTGCGACACCGGGCGCAGCCGCCGCGCTTCCGGCGTGGAAACAACCTCGCTGGCTGGGGTGGCGCAAGATCTGTTCGGTCGCGGCGTGCCTAATGTCGTGGCCAACCAGTTTCCGGTCGGGGACAATGCGGCGGTCGCCTTCGCGCGCACGATCTACGAATACCTTGCCCACGGCAAGACGATCGCGCAATCTGTCCGCGAGGCGCGGATCTCGGCAAACTACGAGAAAGACGGTCAAAGCATGGATTGGGCGATCCCGGTGGCCTATGCACGCGATCCCGAGGACCGGCTGGTGGTGGAAAGAAAGGCTGCGGGGGGCGATGGTCTTGGCTGACGCCTTTCGCCTGGCTCAATGCAAGGTGTTCACGGGATGAGGTTTCGTGTTTTTGCGGTTCTGTCGTTTGCGGTGCTTGTTGCGCTGGCTGGCACAGGTGTGCCGCAGGCGCAATCCGTTTCGGAAGCTCCCTACAGCATCTCGCGCTTTCGGCTCGACGATTTTTCCACCCCGATACTGCACCGGAACGAAACGGCGTCCGGTTCCCTCGAGATATTTTTCGTAGTCCCGCAATTCCAGGTTCCCGAAGGCAAGGAACGCCAGTTTCTGACCGAGATGGTCGACAATTACTGGCGCGGTCTTGCCGTGGTTCCGGGATCCGGCACCGCGCCGGTTGGTATCGTGTCGTCCGCCAACAGTGTCGTGTTGTCCGCCAACAATACCACCATGGAGTCGATCAAGACCCACTCGGAACTCGTGTGGAACGTGGAATCCTTTGGCGACGTTCAGGTCTTGGGCGAGGAAGTCGCCGCGCAAGACGGCGTTTCGTTGTCGCTGTTCTACCAGGCCGTCCCCGTCAGGGTCGTTCACCGGAGCGATACCAACGCGGATCCCTCGTCGATCACGCGCGCATCGAACGCGATAAGCCTGCAATACCGAGTATTTGACAACACGAAGCTCGGCGCATTGATCGGCGGTTTCGCCGGCCTGCTTGCGGCGTGGGTTTATTTCTACCTTCGGACGATCCGGCGGATTCGCGACCGCGGCAGAGCTTCCCTACGATTGCAGGAACTTCAGACCCGGCTGGAGAAGGCCGAACTCAGGGCCGAGCGTCTGACCGACCAGCCGGAACGCCAATCGACGAGCATTCCGCCCCTCGACGTGCCGCGCCCGCCCGTGCCTCCGGCCTTGCTGGACGCCCTGGCGGACAAGACGGCGATGGTCGCCTTCGGCTCGGGGGCTTCGGCGCAGGCCGGGCTGCCAACCTCGCATGAGCTGATTCTGCGTCTCGTGGACAGGTTCGACACGCAGATATCGGACCGGCTGCGCCAGAACATCCAATACGCCACAAGCGCCAATGAGGAGGGCGTGGTCGAACCCGACCGCTTTTCCGCGATTGTCGAAGCCTTGAGCGATCAGGTCTCGCGCCCGGCGCTGATCGAGGCGGTGCAGGACATCTTCGCCGATATGCGGCGCAACACCGGGTTTTACGAGACGCTTTCGCGAATTGGCTGGTCGGGCGCGTTGTCCCTGGTCTGGGACGACATGGCCGACGAGAATTTCCTGGCGGCCAATCCGCCGTTCCTGCGGTTGAACCCCGAAGACACGGATGAAATGCGTCAGGCAATCAAGGCGGGCGAGAAGCTGCTTCTGCGCGGATGGGGCGGGCTGACCGAGGCCAGCGGTGAGAACATCGTGCTGACCTTCGAGGAATTCCGAAAGCTCCTGGAAGAACGCCCGGAATTCGGCCGTCAACTGACGCTTCTCTTGCAGACACGGACCTTCCTGTTCCTGGGCCTCAGCCCGATTTCGCTGAGGGAATACCTGACCGCCCTGAACCCGTATCTGGAAGTCACGCAGGGCCGCCATTTCGCGCTTGTCCCGGCATCCTACGAGAATGAGTTGTTTGTCCGTCCGCTCGAGCAATACGGGATCGAGCTTCTGGAATACGACCCGGCCGGCGACCACGCGCAGGTAAAGAACTTCATCGACGACCTGCTTCAGCAGGCGCGGAACCTTGGCCAATACCGGCAGCCCGAGGAAGATCGGGCGAACCCTCTAGCGTGGCAGCCGCTCACGCGACTGGAACTGGAAAACATCGGCCCCTTCAATACGCTTGAGATTGACCTTCCCACGGGCCGAATACCGAATGACACAGCGGAAGTGCATGGCGAGCCATGGACGATCATCACTGGCGAAAACGGAATGGGAAAAACCGTGATCCTGCGGGCCATTGCGCTGGTGCTCTCGGCCAGCGATCCCCTTGTCGCCGCGCGGGCGGGGTCACTTCTGAAACTGGGCAAGCAAAGCGGGCGGGTTACGCTGAGTGTCGGCACACGAAAGATCGAGGTGCGGCTGGTGAGAGACCGGAAGGTCATCGTCACGTCGCGGCAGATTTCGCCACTCGCCGCAGGACAGTTTCTGGTGCTTGGCTTCCCGGCGCTTCGCGGCGCGCCAAGCGGCGAACCGGCAGGACCGCGCGAACTTGACGAGCAGCCGCCCGGGCCGCAGGACGTCTATCCCCTTGTTCTGGGCAGCGTCGATGACCGGATGCTCAACCTGAAACAGTGGATCGTGAACGTGCTTAGCGCAGCGCGCGGCGGCGATGCGAAGAACCGGCGGCTGGCCGAGACTCTGGATTCGATAGTATCCCAGATCATGCCCGGCGGTGTCGTCGGTTTCGCGCCGCTGTCCGAAGCCAACGTCCTTAAGCTCTCAATCCGCACGCCGGGCGACGGCGGTGTCGAACGCGAGGTGCCGTTCGAGCAGCTCAGCCAGGGCATGTCGGCGATCTTCAACTGGGTCGGGGTTCTGTTGCAGAGGCTGCACGACATCTCCGGCGAGGACGAAGACCCGTCAAAGGTCGCGGCGACGGTGATTGTCGACGAGATCGACGTTCACCTACACCCGGAATGGCAGCGCCGTGTGGTGACCTTGGTTAAGGATATTTTCCCGAACGTGCAAGTCATCGCCTCGACCCATTCCGCCCTGATCGTGTCGTCGGTGACGGCAGACGAGGTACGGATTTTCCGCCGTATCGACGATGGGGAGTTCCAGCTAGTCCGGCCCACTCGCGAGACCTATGGTCGAAGCGCCACCGATCTGATGCAGGGCGAGGCGCTTGGGGTCCAAAACGCCAGAACGGTGGATTTCGACGAAAAGGTCGTTGAGTATCTGGACCTTCGGAAGCTTGCCTCCCGCAACCCCGACCAGGAAGACCGATACCAGGATTTGCGCAGCGAACTGCAAGACGCCAATTGGGCGGGTATTTCCGAAGAACCCGCACCGGTGGTGACAGCGGAAGACATTCAGCGTTTGAGTCAGAAGTATTTCTAGGTAAGGCATCGAAATGCACAGGCTTGATCCGAACTACACAAGCGAGGCGCTGAAGAAGCTGATAGAAATCGGTCAGGAAAAAGCCAAGGAACTGATCGATGCCTTCGAAGAAGACCCGGCTTCGGTGGAGGTCGGCACGTTCTATACCAAATTCAAGGACGATCTGATTGCGTGCCAAAATGGCAACTGCGCTTATTGCGAACAGCTTGTGTCCGGCCATCCCGGCGACGTGGAACACTACCGTCCGAAGAACCGCGTCACGCTGGATTCCGGGAAGGTCCTTACGATCAAGCACCCCAAACATGGCGAGATGAATCATCCGGGGTATTTCTGGAGAGCATATAGCTGGGACAATCTCTTTCTGTCCTGCGGTGACTGCAACAAGGCGCGTTACCACTCCGACCAAGACGGCAGGACGAAATTCGGCAAACAGGATCGGTTCGACATCTTGGGAAAACGAGCCGTTGATCCATGTGACGACCTGAACGACGAATTACCGCTATTGGTCCATCCGGTGGATGGCGACCCGCAGAAGGACCTCACGCTGGACGGCGAGAACCTGTATCAGGCGCACAACGACCGCGGGCAATACACCATCGACCTTCTTGGCCTGAATCGCCGCGCGGACCTGATCGAGCGCCGCAGCGTCGCATTGGAGCGCGGCCAATTGGTCGTCTGGGAATTCCTGGATGCCGTAAAGAACGAAAAGGCGAAGAAGCAGATGGAGAAGGCGGAACTGCTTCAGAAGATCATCGACGGGTCCATCGAGTTCCTGTCGGC
This Ruegeria pomeroyi DSS-3 DNA region includes the following protein-coding sequences:
- a CDS encoding AAA family ATPase, coding for MRFRVFAVLSFAVLVALAGTGVPQAQSVSEAPYSISRFRLDDFSTPILHRNETASGSLEIFFVVPQFQVPEGKERQFLTEMVDNYWRGLAVVPGSGTAPVGIVSSANSVVLSANNTTMESIKTHSELVWNVESFGDVQVLGEEVAAQDGVSLSLFYQAVPVRVVHRSDTNADPSSITRASNAISLQYRVFDNTKLGALIGGFAGLLAAWVYFYLRTIRRIRDRGRASLRLQELQTRLEKAELRAERLTDQPERQSTSIPPLDVPRPPVPPALLDALADKTAMVAFGSGASAQAGLPTSHELILRLVDRFDTQISDRLRQNIQYATSANEEGVVEPDRFSAIVEALSDQVSRPALIEAVQDIFADMRRNTGFYETLSRIGWSGALSLVWDDMADENFLAANPPFLRLNPEDTDEMRQAIKAGEKLLLRGWGGLTEASGENIVLTFEEFRKLLEERPEFGRQLTLLLQTRTFLFLGLSPISLREYLTALNPYLEVTQGRHFALVPASYENELFVRPLEQYGIELLEYDPAGDHAQVKNFIDDLLQQARNLGQYRQPEEDRANPLAWQPLTRLELENIGPFNTLEIDLPTGRIPNDTAEVHGEPWTIITGENGMGKTVILRAIALVLSASDPLVAARAGSLLKLGKQSGRVTLSVGTRKIEVRLVRDRKVIVTSRQISPLAAGQFLVLGFPALRGAPSGEPAGPRELDEQPPGPQDVYPLVLGSVDDRMLNLKQWIVNVLSAARGGDAKNRRLAETLDSIVSQIMPGGVVGFAPLSEANVLKLSIRTPGDGGVEREVPFEQLSQGMSAIFNWVGVLLQRLHDISGEDEDPSKVAATVIVDEIDVHLHPEWQRRVVTLVKDIFPNVQVIASTHSALIVSSVTADEVRIFRRIDDGEFQLVRPTRETYGRSATDLMQGEALGVQNARTVDFDEKVVEYLDLRKLASRNPDQEDRYQDLRSELQDANWAGISEEPAPVVTAEDIQRLSQKYF
- a CDS encoding tripartite tricarboxylate transporter substrate binding protein codes for the protein MKKLFSALALGASLMGTAAVAEYPEKPVEFVIPFPPGDLEDLLTRIIADEFQDTYGVPAAVVNKPGGGGGPFPGAVSVANAPADGYTIGSFVIGVPVVGPTIGIPDLQPDPFEPIGIFLTYPFVVAAKGDAPYSTMEELATHAKDNSVLFGHFGERSIPRRHMIAVSRQLGFEFSSEAAFDALDCNTLASGDADVISTTAQLIFPCLDNLKILASATNERISIMPDVPTMGEIAPELDLSTWNGLFVHKDTPADVREKIEAVAIKALNSDAAKELAANTGAVIYWKSAQEAKAQIESDIKVLKIIDDLVAGN
- a CDS encoding alkaline phosphatase family protein → MTQNRNILWIMCDQLRFDYLSCYGHERLNTPNIDKLAKRGVRFTNAYVQATVCGPSRMSAYTGRYVRSHGSTQNGIPLRVGEPTLGDHLRDVGMRNVLIGKTHMRPDLDGMKRLGIDPDSEIGARVGEGGFDAFDRDDGVHPTGYRKKEPAYNDYLRHAGFQAENPWEFWANSAEGKGGENQSGWLLTHADKPARVPEEHSETAYMTRRAMEFMEAAEKDGRPWCAHLSYIKPHWPYIVPAPYHDMFGPDDVKPAVRSDEELKAAHPLFKAMTEEVYSRNFARDEVREKVIPAYMGLIKQIDDQLGQLFAFMQERGLDENTMIVFTADHGDYLGDHWMGEKYLFYEAAAKVPLIIYDPSDKADATRGTVSDALVEMIDLAPTFVDYAGGVPPMHILEGKSLLPLLHDDDSSWDRQYVFSELDYSNLPARLKLGRDIQDCRATMVFDGRYKLVEVMGFAPILFDLEVDPDELKDLGRDPSAEEVRQRLTSALDAWHRNTRQRITKSDAAYRALDPVLRESDPDLMAGVIIGYWDEDEVEAEKRRIARILGENS
- a CDS encoding IS5-like element ISSpo9 family transposase, which translates into the protein MSRPTPPTYKTRNWPAYNKALKRRGSLTIWFDPAMTWDAAPTGKRGRQPDYSDAAVQTCLTMKVLFGMALRQTTEFVESLLGLIDLDWAVPDFSTLSRRQKTLKVNIPYRGSDGPLHLLIDSTGIKVEGEGEWNARKHGGTKRRVWRKIHIGIDEKSLEIRAAEFTTSEIGDAPMLPELLDQIPPEQEIGSVTADGAFDTRKCHEAIAARGAAAIIPPRKNAKPWKPDTAGAIARNEILRTSKRVGRTIWRLWSGYHRRSRAETKMHCVKLLGQRLTARDFDRQVAEFQLRVAVLNGFTALGTPITDAMG
- a CDS encoding CHAT domain-containing protein, with product MTKITWQSSESFEVEEAGTHHVRRGGLGQGADDPLTGLFAQPEVRKVFEVVEAQRHVVRPTKRSAGPNEIAVRLDVDDGADYILAVRHPSGAIQFIGGQEIGAGGKRSNSALRTRRTRNYAIEFRAPISFYAEKDVRRGIVGDIKDAVVDAIVIKVKDFIAKKTVDLAEAAIWKLLGREPGMKQLSIENGRLNLAPVSGRIKPGPNGRALLFIHGTFSTTDGSFGDLASAEFFGELARTYGNAIYGFDHYSVSVTPEKNASDILKTLPSGGIDCDVVTHSRGGLVLRTLNERQGDLSQGKRFRLQRAALVACPNEGTQLATPDRWQGTLGWLANLLDLFPPNPITSNAALVMHWVTWFAKVGVAAAEGLDAMNMTGAQIRQLQSPPSPAPGQYSALVSNCEPNGKLWARALDLGIDWFFDEANDLVVPTSGGWRIDRVPDFIPKDQIGAYGPGGNIPAGPRQVTHISFFDRAETLQFVLRALSGAPQHLPELDLARALPVSRSADGAVLPAMAEEVEPQVAELPAFETVLHRAEAAAPRKAPARRLAAHPNSSVFELIVLDPEQITRMGFPRVEEEEAEDGHGTPFLYAAYGGARVMVPFYLKKAHLPPKTGNETEDKRLKSMAAEMGQRWGKLFGFHRRVQSVLDGNPRARELSPDELRIFGELLFETLLPQEVRRLYDVARSREHDKLFVIFTSMIHWVFDMPWEFARDPERGTYLATEDVHFIRNVLTQTPVEKLSPRESLKILIATSEPRDQRRVSATEEIAKLRKAITELQRDGLIEFEIRKNATPRNLHHEIATGNYDVVHFIGHGYWNTKSGESGLVLEDETGNSRPLGGRPLREILSGRGIRLVFLNACDTGRSRRASGVETTSLAGVAQDLFGRGVPNVVANQFPVGDNAAVAFARTIYEYLAHGKTIAQSVREARISANYEKDGQSMDWAIPVAYARDPEDRLVVERKAAGGDGLG